The Hippoglossus hippoglossus isolate fHipHip1 chromosome 21, fHipHip1.pri, whole genome shotgun sequence genomic sequence gtttatttatttagcacttttggggctttacaaaaaaataacttgtaTGTCCCTCAGTAGAGTTCAGACCtgcgccaaggcccaacagctggcttatgaaatcacattcaaattcactagatccagatgtttAGATCTGCACCGAATTGAACAggctcatgaatatcagtctcTTTAACATGTCTGAtgtctttcatcaagatccttgaattattctctgagtaATCAAAGAAAGTGTTGGAAAATGCCCTCGATCACAAAGTTAGTAAAAAACAATTCCTAATTCCTGGAATTCGTTCTGTCCTGATTCATTTCACATCTTCCCCCAAGTTCTGTGGTCATCTGTCCAGTAGTCGAcaacataataacaataaaaccagACAATGGAGATAAAACGAGAGTGAGACAAAGGAGCGTTTTGTTATTATGGTTTTCATGAGAATGGGATGGACAGAAAAACCACAGCTGTCAGTCCAGTGCATGATGGAAAGCTTTGGGGAGGAGCTCTCCATAGGATCCCACGTCTCCATTGAGCTGTGGCATGAAGGAGGCACCGGGAGGAGCGAGATAAAAGAGCGTACGACTGGAGAGAACAACTTTGAGCAGTCGGCAGCTTCTCCTCTGACGATGGAGACTCCGGGGGGAGCTGTACTCTGCTTCCCACGACTCAACAACTCCTGCAGGAAGCCCAGCCACCCTTACACCGAGGCCATGCTGATCTACGTCctgctctcctccatctccatcatCACCGTGGCTCTTAACCTGCTCgtcatcatctccatctcccACTTCAGGCAGATACGATCCTCTCACACGTTGTATTTTAAACACAGGTTCACAGATGTTGTCACACCTGCACATTAGAGTTCTTATCTACTGTGTATAATAGCTGCTTTCTTTCATTTAAACCCATGCTGGTATACCTGATGAAATGACTTCTGTGTATTACAGTACAGTGATGGTATTCTTCCTCTCCAGGCAGCTCCACACTCCCaccaacctcctcctcctctccctggcCATCTCAGACCTCTTCGTCGGCGTCCTGCTGATGCCGGTTGAAATCTTCTACGTGGAGAAATGCTGGTTCCTCGGTGACATTGTGTGCACGCTGTATTACGTCCTCGACTACATGATCACCTCGGCCTCGGTGGCCAACATGGTGCTGATATCGTTTGACCGCTACATCGCCATCTGTGACCCTCTGCATTACCCCGCCAGAGTGACGAAGAGACGGgcgcaagtgtgtgtttgcttctgttgggtttcctctgttttctacAGGATTCTGCTGCTGAACGATCACCTGCGGCAGCCAGGCAGGTCCAACTCCTGCTCAGGCGAGTGTGTCGTCGTCATCAGTTACATCGAGGGAGTCATTGACCTCgtcttcaccttcatcatccCCATCGCTGTCATCATAGTTCTGTACCTGAGGGTGTTTGTGGCGGCTCTGGCTCAGGCTCGAGCCATCAGGTCTCACGTCGTGGCAACTCAGCGCTCAGggactgtgactgtgaagaAAGCAGAGATGAAAGCAGCCAGGACTCTGGGCATCGtggtctttgtgtttttgatttgtttctgtccGTACTATTTCCCCACGCTGGCAGGTGAAGACACGTCCGTCGATGCCTCATCTGCAGCCGTCGAGATCTGGCTGACACATTTTAACTCCTGTCTGAACCCGGTCATCTACGCCTTCTTCTACCCCTGgttcagaaaatgtattaaactcATTCTCACACTGAAGATACTGAAACCTGGCTCCAGAGATATTAAATTACTGTAGCGACACACAGAGTCTTTAAACCAACATGCAAAGAGGTTCTAATGTTGTAAAGCACAAATCTCTGCTCATTATTGTTCTGTATATGtgtaaaaaccttttcattAATGTTTGTCTTATGTTTAACATAaattcagaatcagaatctggttttattgccaagcaggtttacacatacaaggaatttgctgtggtgtatttgtgcaagtataaatataacaaatataaatgatctATGAGCCCACAGGTCTTATAGTTTGTGATTGATATAGTTTGTTAATAATCATTTAAACATAAAGACACAATCGTTGACAATGATGAATTAATGTaagataaaatgataaatggatAAATAGCAGCTGTGATATAGTGATGGAGAactttcagtttcctctgttcTGTAGCTTTGTTTCAGAAAAGGTTTTTTAACTCACTTTAAAACAAGAATGTTCttaaaacatgaatttcaaCTTGATCTCGTTGTTGAAATTCAGGAAAATTACAGGAacaaatatgttgttgtttcaACTTGAGGCCAAACAGCAAATGTTCTGtgttattcatttgttttagttattcttatatataaatatgataaactTGTATAATGCAGTTGTGAACAGGTGAGTTATGGGGATTCAAAAGTGgtcatttcatatttcattgtttgtgtaATCTAACTCTTGTTTCCTAGAACAACAACAGACCAGAACAACATTGTTTAAATACATAGAGAATAACACACAGTCCTGTtggatgtgaagctgcttcagagTGAAATGAGGTTGACATGTGGAGAAATAGCAAAAGAAACGAGAACAATAGTAAAACAGTAACTGTAAAGGTCCTGATACAAACTCACACATCCACATACAgggacacacacgtgcacatccacgcacacacacacacacacacacacagttcaagaACACGGGATGCAGTTAAAATGATGACTGCATCCCTGTTTCTATTAAATGACCCTTTACATCCATTTGCTGGTGAAAAGCAGTGATCAgccaatttagtttttaatactTGTCTGACAGGTGAAGAGTGAATTTGCACATATAGCTTGACGGGAtaatatgatttttaaatgatccttaTTATTGCAATTCAAAATGAGGAGATCATTGTATAGTTAAATTGTTttgatccttttctttttatttagttgtCTCAGTTCAgactttaaattcaaaatgaatttaaaaatgactatatataataaatgctatataaataaacttgtaaAGTCGGGCATATTATTTCCCGTTCTccacgtgtgtgtatgttcatttttcggtgaactttccctttaagcGGACTGCTGGGCCGTGGCAGAGGTTTGCTCTTTACTGATTAAAGTTTGTTTCATCATCTATCCTGCCTGACGACACTCAGCACTCTGAGCCTCAGTTTGACGTATTGTGCTTCGGCCTTCTGACAAGATTGAATTTGCATATGGGAGTGGAGGAAGAGACGAGATAAATCAGACTGAGACTTCACATCAGGGGGCAGTGAGAGCTCAGCAGCCTCCCTCTCTGGACATGGAGGCCCCGGAGGAGGCTGAACTCTGCTTTCCCAGAATCAacagctcctgcaggaggacGCTGCTCCCTCACTCGGAGCTCATCTTCAGCGTCCTGTCCTGCATCACTCTGCTCACGGTGGCTCTCAACCTGCTCgtcatcatctccatctcccACTTCAGGCACAGATCAATTATCACATTTTCTCCACATCGCCTTTGAAATGCTTGTTTTTCTGGTTCCAGCTGatgaaacactgatgaaaacagttTTGATTGATCAGTTTTTTAACATTACAGGCGACATAAATACTGTAATAGTAATATTGTGCTTAATTGAATCATGTTACAGAGTAATTCATGGTCCTATAACTGCTAAATACACGTCTACATGTATGTGTTCAGTGTTGATATTCTCCCATTTCAGGCAGCTCCACACCACCACcaacctcctgctcctctctctggctGTGGCAGACTTCTGTGTGGGTGTCCTGCAGATGCCGGCTCTTCTTCTCCACAACCAAGGCTGCTGGTACCTGGGCGACCTCATGTGTGGCGCGCATTACTTTATAGGTTTCATCGTCATCAGCGTGTCCGTGGGAAGCATGGTGCTCATATCGGTCGACCGCTACATAGCCATTTGCGAGCCCATGTTCTACACCTCCAAAGTGACCCTGAGGAGGGTGAAACTctccgtgtgtctgtgttggatgttctctaccgtccaCAGCAGCTGGATCCTGAGGGACTTCTTAAAAGAGCCCGGCAGGTTTAACTCCTGTTACGGAAACTGTGTAGTTGTCGTCAACTTTGCTGAAGGACTCGTGGATCTTGTCGTGACCTTGTTAGGCCCCATTCTGATCATTGCCGTTTTGTACTTGCGAGTCTTTGCGGTGGCGGTGTCTCAGGCTCGAGCCATGCGCGGTCACATCGCAGCTGTAGAACGTTCAGAGTCTGCGAAAGCTACGAAGTCTGAGCTGAAAGCCGCCAGGACTCTGGGTATTGTAATCGTCGTGTTTCTACTCTGCTCCTGTCCGTATTACTGCTTCGCTGTTGCGGCTGAGAGTAACTTGGTCGGGGCGTCGTCTGCAGCCCTCGAGATTTGGTTGTTGTATTTTAATTCCTGTTTGAACCCTGTGATCTATGTTTTCTTCTACCCTTGGTTCAGAAAAACCATCAAACACATTGTGACGCTGAAGATTCTGCAGCCTGGCTCCGGAGAGGACAAGGTGCTGtagagagagagtagagaggaATGACTGGAAACTAAATATACTAGATTCAACCTCTGCTCATTATGTGgatacaaaaatgtgtttggttCCGATGGACACCTGGTTTCAGGATAAATTAGGAAATTCACCATATATCAttatcaaataaattaaaatgattcacACTAATACATGCTTTTCATTTAaggatattttattatatatttcttccTAAGATTGAAGCCACTGGCATTAGAGGCAATAGTTCAGAGTACAGGCAAACTTTTTTATTCTAATACAAGCACAGTTATATAGCGACTTGCTTTAGCTGATtgtgaaagtaaataaatgtcaattttgttttttttacattaaaaattGAATATAAAGAGACAGGTCTCACGTCGTGGCAGCTCAGCGCTCAGggactgtgactgtgaagaAAGCAGAGATGAAAGCAGCCAGGACTCTGGGCATCGTGGTcgttgtgtttttgatttgtttctgtccGTACTATTTCCCCACGCTGGCAGGTGAAGACACGTCCGTCGATGCCTCGTCTGCAGCCGTCGAGATCTGGCTGACACATTTTAACTCCTGTCTGAACCCGGTCATCTACGCCTTCTTCTACCCCTGgttcagaaaatgtattaaactcATTCTCACACTGAAGATACTGAAACCTGGCTCCAGAGATATTAAATTACTGTAGCGACACACAGAGTCTTTAAACCAACATGCAAAGAGGTTCTAATGTTGTAAAGCACAAATCTCTGCTCATTATTGTTCTGTATATGTGCAAAAACCTTTTGAATAATGTTTGTCTTATGTTTAATATAAATTAAGAATCAGAAtctggttttattgccaagcaggtttacacatacaaggaatttgctgtggtgtatttgtgcaagtataaatataacaaatataaatgatctATGAGCCCACAGGTCTTATAGTTTGTGATTGATATAGTTTGTTAATAATCATTTAAACATAAAGACACAATCGTTGACAATGATTAATTCATGTAAGATAGAATGATAAATGGATAAATAGCAGCTGTGATATAGTGATGGAGAactttcagtttcctctgttcTGTAGCTTTGTTTCAGAAAAGGTTTTTTAACTCACTTTAAAACAAGAATGTTCttaaaacatgaatttcaaCTTGATCTCGTTGTTGAAATTCAGGAAAATTACAGGAACAAATATGTTGTCGTTTCAACTTGAGGCCAAACAGCAAATGTTCTGtgttattcatttgttttagttatttttatatataaatatgttaaacTTGTATAATGCAGTTGTGAACAGGTGAGTTATGGGGATTCAAAAGTGgtcatttcatatttcattgtttgtgtaATCTAACTCTTGTTTCCTAGAACAACAACAGACCAGAACAACATTGTTTAAATACATAGAGAATAACACACAGTCCTGTtggatgtgaagctgcttcagagTGAAATGAGGTTGACATGTGGAGAAATAGCAAAAGAAACGAGAACAATAGTAAAACAGTAACTGTAAAGGTCCTGATACAAACTCACACATCCACATACAgggacacacacgtgcacatccacgcacacacacacacacacacacacagttcaagaCCCTTATACTGTTTCTATTAAATGACCCTTTACATCCATTTGCTGGTGAAAAACATTGATCAgccaatttagtttttaatactTGTCTGACAGGTGAAGAGTCAATTTGCACATATAGCTTGACGGGAtaatatgatttttaaatgatccttaTTGTTGCAAttcaaaatgaatttaaaaatgacaatataaaataaatgctttATAAAAAAACTTGTAAAGTGGGGCATATTATTTCCCGTTCTccacgtgtgtgtatgttcatttttcggtgaactttccctttaagcGGACTGCTGGGCCGTGGCAGAAGTTTGCTCTTTACTGATTAAAGTTTGTTTCATCATCTATCCTGCCTGACGACACTCAGCACTCTGAGCCTCAGTTTGACGTATTGTGCTTCGGCCTTCTGACAAGATTGAATTTGCATATGGGAGTGGAGGAAGAGACGAGATAAATCAGACTGAGACTTCACATCAGGGGGCAGTGAGAGCTCAGCAGCCTCCCTCTCTGGACATGGAGGCCCCGGAGGAGGCTGAACTCTGCTTTCCCAGAATCAacagctcctgcaggaggacGCTGCTCCCTCACTCGGAGCTCATCTTCAGCGTCCTGTCCTGCATCACTCTGCTCACGGTGGCTCTCAACCTGCTCgtcatcatctccatctcccACTTCAGGCACAGATCAATTATCACATTTTCTCCACATCGCCTTTGAAATGCTTGTTTTTCTGGTTCCAGCTGatgaaacactgatgaaaacagttTTGATTGATCAGTTTTTTAACATTACAGGCGACATAaatactgtaataataatattgtgcTTAATTGAATCATGTTACAGAGTAATTCATGGTCCTATAACTGCTAAATACACGTCTACATGTATGTGTTCAGTGTTGATATTCTCCCATTTCAGGCAGCTCCACACCACCACcaacctcctgctcctctctctggctGTGGCAGACTTCTGTGTGGGTGTCCTGCAGATGCCGGCTCTTCTTCTCCACAACCAAGGCTGCTGGTACCTGGGCGACCTCATGTGTGGCGCGCATTACTTTATAGGTTTCATCGTCATCAGCGTGTCCGTGGGAAGCATGGTGCTCATATCGGTCGACCGCTACATAGCCATTTGCGAGCCCATGTTCTACACCTCCAAAGTGACTCTGAGGAGGGTGAAACTctccgtgtgtctgtgttggatgttctctaccgtccaCAGCAGCTGGATCCTGAGGGACTTCTTAAAAGAGCCCGGCAGGTTTAACTCCTGTTACGGAAACTGTGTAGTTGTCGTCAACTTTGCTGAAGGACTCGTGGATCTTGTCGTGACCTTGTTAGGCCCCATTCTGATCATTGCCGTTTTGTACTTGCGAGTCTTTGCGGTGGCGGTGTCTCAGGCTCGAGCCATGCGCGGTCACATCGCAGCTGTAGAACGTTCAGAGTCTGCGAAAGCTACGAAGTCTGAGCTGAAAGCCGCCAGGACTCTGGGTATTGTAATCGTCGTGTTTCTACTCTGCTCCTGTCCGTATTACTGTTTCGCTGTTGCGGCTGAGAGCAACTTGGTCGGGGCGTCGTCTGCAGCCCTCGAGATTTGGTTGTTGTATTTTAATTCCTGTTTGAACCCTGTGATCTATGTTTTCTTCTACCCTTGGTTCAGAAAAACCATCAAACACATTGTGACGCTGAAGATTCTGCAGCCTGGCTCCGGAGAGGACAAGGTGCTGtagagagagagtagagaggaATGACTGGAAACTAAATATACTAGATTCAACCTCTGCTCATTATGTGgatacaaaaatgtgtttggttCCGATGGACACCTGGTTTCAGGGTAAATTAGGAAATTCACTGTATATCAttatcaaataaattaaaatgattcacACTAATACATGCTTTTCATTTAAgggtattttattatatatttcttccTAAGATTGAAGCCACTGGCATTAGAGGCAATAGTTCAGAGTACAGGCAAACTTTTTTATTCTAATACAAGCACAGTTATATAGCGACTTGCTTTAGCTGATtgtgaaagtaaataaatgtcaattttgttttttttacattaaaaattGAATATAAAGAGACAGGTCTCACGTCGTGGCAGCTCAGCGCTCAGggactgtgactgtgaagaAAGCAGAGATGAAAGCAGCCAGGACTCTGGGCATCGTGGTcgttgtgtttttgatttgtttctgtccGTACTATTTCCCCACGCTGGCAGGTGAAGACACGTCCGTCGATGCCTCGTCTGCAGCCGTCGAGATCTGGCTGACACATTTTAACTCCTGTCTGAACCCGGTCATCTACGCCTTCTTCTACCCCTGgttcagaaaatgtattaaactcATTCTCACACTGAAGATACTGAAACCTGGCTCCAGAGATATTAAATTACTGTAGCGACACACAGAGTCTTTAAACCAACATGCAAAGAGGTTCTAATGTTGTAAAGCACAAATCTCTGCTCATTATTGTTCTGTATATGtgtaaaaaccttttcattaatgtttgtcttatgtttaatataaattcagaatcagaatctggttttattgccaagcaggtttacacatacaaggaatttgctgttgtgtatttgtgcaagtataaatataacaaatataaatgatctATGAGCCCACAGGTCTTATAGTTTGTGATTGATATAGTTTGTTAATAATCGTTTAAACATAAAGACACAATCGTTGACAATGATTAATTCATGTaagataaaatgataaatggatAAATAGCAGCTGTGATATAGTGATGGAGAactttcagtttcctctgttcTGTAGCTttgtttcagaaaatgttttttaactcACTTTAAAACAAGAATGTTCttaaaacatgaatttcaaCTTGATCTCGTTGTTGAAATTCAGGAAAATTACAGGAACAAATATGTTGTCGTTTCAACTTGAGGCCAAACAGCAAATGTTCTGtgttattcatttgttttagttatttttatatataaacatgatAAACTTGTATAATGCAGTTGTGAACAGGTGAGTTATGGGGATTCAAAAGTGgtcatttcatatttcattgtttgtgtaATCTAACTCTTGTTTCCTAGAACAACAACAGACCAGAACAACATTGTTTAAATACATAGAGAATAACACACAGTCCTGTtggatgtgaagctgcttcagagTGAAATGAGGTTGACATGTGGAGAAATAGCAAAAGAAACGAGAACAATAGTAAAACAGTAACTGTAAAGGTCCTGATACAAACTCACACATCCACATACAgggacacacacgtacacatccacgcacacacacacacacacacacacagttcaagaCCCTTATACTGTTTCTATTAAATGACCCTTTACATCCATTTGCTGGTGAAAAGCAGTGATCAgccaatttagtttttaatactTGTCTGACAGGTGAAGAGTCAATTTGCACATATAGCTTGACGGGAtaatatgatttttaaatgatccttaTTGTTGCAAttcaaaatgaatttaaaaatgacaatataaaataaatgctttATAAAAAAACTTGTAAAGTCGGGCATATTATTTCCCGTTCTccacgtgtgtgtatgttcatttttcggtgaactttccctttaagcGGACTGCTGGGCCGTGGCAGAAGTTTGCTCTTTACTGATTAAAGTTTGTTTCATCATCTATCCTGCCTGACGACACTCAGCACTATGAGCCTCAGTTTGACGTATTGTGCTTCGGCCTTCTGACAAGATTGAATTTGCATATGGGAGTGGAGGAAGAGACGAGATAAATCAGACTGAGACTTCACATCAGGGGGCAGTGAGAGCTCAGCAGCCTCCCTCTCTGGACATGGAGGCCCCGGAGGAGGCTGAACTCTGCTTTCCCAGAATCAacagctcctgcaggaggacGCTGCTCCCTCACTCGGAGCTCATCTTCAGCGTCCTGTCCTGCATCACTCTGCTCACGGTGGCTCTCAACCTGCTCgtcatcatctccatctcccACTTCAGGCACAGATCAATTATCACATTTTCTCCACATCGCCTTTGAAATGCTTGTTTTTCTGGTTCCAGCTGatgaaacactgatgaaaacagttTTGATTGATCAGTTTTTTAACATTACAGGCGACATAaatactgtaataataatattgtgcTTAATTGAATCATGTTACAGAGTAATTCATGGTCCTATAACTGCTTAATACACGTCTACATGTATGTGTTCAGTGTTGATATTCTCCCATTTCAGGCAGCTCCACACCACCACcaacctcctgctcctctctctggctGTGGCAGACTTCTGTGTGGGTGTCCTGCAGATGCCGGCTCTTCTTCTCCACAACCAAGGCTGCTGGTACCTGGGCGACCTCATGTGTGGCGCGCATTACTTTATAGGTTTCATCGTCATCAGCGTGTCCGTGGGAAGCATGGTGCTCATATCGGTCGACCGCTACATAGCCATTTGCGAGCCCATGTTCTACACCTCCAAAGTGACCCTGAGGAGGGTGAAACTctccgtgtgtctgtgttggatgttctctaccgtccaCAGCAGCTGGATCCTGAGGGACTTCTTAAAAGAGCCCGGCAGGTTTAACTCCTGTTACGGAAACTGTGTAGTTGTCGTCAATTTTGCTGAAGGACTCGTGGATCTTGTCGTGACCTTGTTAGGCCCCATTCTGATCATTGCCGTTTTGTACTTGCGAGTCTTTGCGGTGGCGGTGTCTCAGGCTCGAGCCATGCGCGGTCACATCGCAGCTGTAGAACGTTCAGAGTCTGCGAAAGCTACGAAGTCTGAGCTGAAAGCCGCCAGGACTCTGGGTATTGTAATCGTCGTGTTTCTACTCTGCTCCTGTCCGTATTACTGCTTCGCTGTTGCGGCTGAGAACAACTTGGTCGGGGCGTCGTCTGCAGCCCTCGAGatttggttgttgtgttttaattccTGTTTGAACCCTGTGATCTATGTTTTCTTCTACCCTTGGTTCAGAAAAACCATCAAACACATTGTGACGCTGAAGATTCTGCAGCCTGGCTCCGGAGAGGACAAGGTGCTGtagagagagagtagagaggaATGACTGGAAACTAAATATACTAGATTCAACCTCTGCTCATTATGTGgatacaaaaatgtgtttggttCCGATGGACACCTGGTTTCAGGGTAAATTAGGAAATTAGCTGtacatcaaataaattaaaatgattcacACTAATACATGCTTTTCATTTAAGGATATTTTTTGATATAGTACAGGCAAACGTTTCTATTCCAATACAAGCACAGTTATATAGCGACTTGCTTTTGCTGATtgtgaaagtaaataaatctaaattttGTTCCtaatttgctctttttttttttacattaaaaattGAATATAAAGAGACAGATCATTCATAAAGTACTGGAATGAAAAGCAGAATCGGTAAGTCAATAAAAATTGACACAGCACAGAATTACAGGAAGAGTTTTCCCTCATTCATGGGTAAATATTATGTTTTGCATATAActtgttcaaacacacacgttttgctcacacacagaaatatagaAACTGA encodes the following:
- the LOC117755393 gene encoding trace amine-associated receptor 8a-like, whose amino-acid sequence is MEAPEEAELCFPRINSSCRRTLLPHSELIFSVLSCITLLTVALNLLVIISISHFRQLHTTTNLLLLSLAVADFCVGVLQMPALLLHNQGCWYLGDLMCGAHYFIGFIVISVSVGSMVLISVDRYIAICEPMFYTSKVTLRRVKLSVCLCWMFSTVHSSWILRDFLKEPGRFNSCYGNCVVVVNFAEGLVDLVVTLLGPILIIAVLYLRVFAVAVSQARAMRGHIAAVEPQRSGTVTVKKAEMKAARTLGIVVVVFLICFCPYYFPTLAGEDTSVDASSAAVEIWLTHFNSCLNPVIYAFFYPWFRKCIKLILTLKILKPGSRDIKLL
- the LOC117755394 gene encoding trace amine-associated receptor 8a-like translates to MEAPEEAELCFPRINSSCRRTLLPHSELIFSVLSCITLLTVALNLLVIISISHFRQLHTTTNLLLLSLAVADFCVGVLQMPALLLHNQGCWYLGDLMCGAHYFIGFIVISVSVGSMVLISVDRYIAICEPMFYTSKVTLRRVKLSVCLCWMFSTVHSSWILRDFLKEPGRFNSCYGNCVVVVNFAEGLVDLVVTLLGPILIIAVLYLRVFAVAVSQARAMRGHIAAVEPQRSGTVTVKKAEMKAARTLGIVVVVFLICFCPYYFPTLAGEDTSVDASSAAVEIWLTHFNSCLNPVIYAFFYPWFRKCIKLILTLKILKPGSRDIKLL
- the LOC117755392 gene encoding trace amine-associated receptor 8a-like, coding for MEAPEEAELCFPRINSSCRRTLLPHSELIFSVLSCITLLTVALNLLVIISISHFRQLHTTTNLLLLSLAVADFCVGVLQMPALLLHNQGCWYLGDLMCGAHYFIGFIVISVSVGSMVLISVDRYIAICEPMFYTSKVTLRRVKLSVCLCWMFSTVHSSWILRDFLKEPGRFNSCYGNCVVVVNFAEGLVDLVVTLLGPILIIAVLYLRVFAVAVSQARAMRGHIAAVERSESAKATKSELKAARTLGIVIVVFLLCSCPYYCFAVAAENNLVGASSAALEIWLLCFNSCLNPVIYVFFYPWFRKTIKHIVTLKILQPGSGEDKVL
- the LOC117755391 gene encoding trace amine-associated receptor 13c-like, which produces METPGGAVLCFPRLNNSCRKPSHPYTEAMLIYVLLSSISIITVALNLLVIISISHFRQLHTPTNLLLLSLAISDLFVGVLLMPVEIFYVEKCWFLGDIVCTLYYVLDYMITSASVANMVLISFDRYIAICDPLHYPARVTKRRAQVCVCFCWVSSVFYRILLLNDHLRQPGRSNSCSGECVVVISYIEGVIDLVFTFIIPIAVIIVLYLRVFVAALAQARAIRSHVVATQRSGTVTVKKAEMKAARTLGIVVFVFLICFCPYYFPTLAGEDTSVDASSAAVEIWLTHFNSCLNPVIYAFFYPWFRKCIKLILTLKILKPGSRDIKLL